The Deltaproteobacteria bacterium nucleotide sequence GACCGCCGAAGAGCGCGCGACGATCGACCTGTCCCACTTGCGTTGCGCCATTAATGGGGCGGAGCCGGTACGCGAATCGACGATGTGCCGCTTTGCCGCGGCCTTCGCGCCGCACGGTCTCCGCACGTCCGCGTTGTTGCCTGCCTACGGGATGGCCGAGGCGACGCTCATGATTGCCGCCGCGCCCCATGGTCAGCCGGCGGCGTATTCCCATTTTTCTCGCCGCGATTTGGATCGGGGGAGGGTCGCATGTCCGCAGTCCACGGCCTCCGCCGACACGGTGTCACTGCCGGGCTATTTGGTTTCCTTTGGCGACCAAGAAGTCCGCATTGTGGACCCGGTGCGGCGAGTGTTGCTCGCCGATGGCGTCATCGGTGAAGTGTGGGTGCGCGGCGCGCATGTGGCGAAGGGGTATTGGAAGAAACAGCGGGCCTCGCAGGATCTATTGCGCGCGCGCTGTGTCGGTATCGATGCCGAACGTCGGTATCTGCGCACTGGCGATTTAGGTTTTTTCTACCAAGGCCGCCTCTTTCTTACTGGCCGCGCGAAAGACGTGATGATCATTCGCGGACGCAACATTTATCCGGAGGATCTTGAGCATGCCATCCGCCAAACGGGATCGCGATGGCTGCAGGGGTTGAATGCGGCCTTTACCCAGGACGCGCATGGGGAAGCTTGCGTCGTGGTTGTGCAGGAACTGCCCGGTGACGCGACGCTGACAAACGAGGCGCTGCAGGCGTGCAGTGCGGACCTGGCGGCGGAGGTGAACGCCACATTCGACATTGCCTTGCATACGGTGCTGTTTCTCCCGCCGCGCACCATTCCGCGCACTTCTAGCGGGAAGGTGCGGCGGCAACACACGAAATGGTTGTATGCCACGGGGGCACTGCCCGTGCTCCACACCTGGCACGGATGCGTCCAATGCGCTTCGCGCTGCTAAAAAATCGAAATTTTTCCCTTTATGTCGGCGGTCAGGGGATCGCACTTTTTGGCAACGTGCTCCTTACGGTTCCGTTGTCGCTGTATGTGCTACAGCTCACGGGCTCGGCACGACAATTCGCCCAAACCTGGATCATCAGCGCCATCCCGCATGTGCTGATTGGCCCAGTCGTAGGCGTCTGGGTGGACCGGCTCCCGCAGAAACCGCTGCTCATGAGCTGCGATTTTCTGCGGGCCGGTTATTTGGTGTTGGCGAGTTATCTGGCCTGGACACACCAGTGTTCCTTGCTGTTTCTCCAGTGCTCCCTGTTTGGTTTCGCGGTGGTTGCGGTGTTTTTTCGCAGTGGCTGTGCGCCGCTGTTGCCGCGCATGTTGGACGAGGAGGAACTGATTGCCGGCAATGCGCTGCGCCGATTTGTGATCCGGGCCAACGAAGTGGCTGCGCCAGTCCTTGCCACGCTGTGCTATCAATGGTGGGGGATGCCGACGATCTTCGCGCTGACCGCCGTGACATTTGGTTGTGCCGGCGTCATGAAGCTCGGACTGTTGTTGCCGCCTCGCGCCGTACCATCCTCCCCACGTTCGTTTTGGAAGGAACTGCCGATCGGGTTTCAGACGGTGATCTGCGATCGACGCTTACGCTCCTTGGTGCTGAATGGAACGTTGACGCAATGTTTTATCACGCCGTTTTTTATGCTCGGCACGCTCCATATTTTGATTCAGGTCATGCAGGTGCCCGAGGTTTATGTGGGCACGCTCCGCAGTTGTGCCGTGATCGGTTCGCTGTTGCCGATTGTACTGATCTCCTGGATGCAAGCGCGCTTTCCGCTGACGTGGAATGTGACGTTAGGATTGGGCGGGGTGCTGGGCGCCACGGCGTTGCTTTTTCTGTTGATCGTGCCGGACATCGGCATCTGGCTCAGTCGGCATCCGGCCGGGGCTGCCGCATTTTTTTCCGGCGCCCGTCTGACCTTCGAAATGATGGTGGGGATTTACGGGGTATTTGTCGCCACGTTTTACCAGCTCCACGTCCCGGAACACGATTTGGGAAAATATACGGCAGTGACTCGCATGGCGTATCGTCTGGGGCAAATTGGTGGGTTGTCGCTTTATGGCTATCTCTTCGATGCCCGGCCGCTGACGGACGCGTTTGTCTGTTTATTTTTCGGGATCTGCGT carries:
- a CDS encoding MFS transporter — encoded protein: MLLTVPLSLYVLQLTGSARQFAQTWIISAIPHVLIGPVVGVWVDRLPQKPLLMSCDFLRAGYLVLASYLAWTHQCSLLFLQCSLFGFAVVAVFFRSGCAPLLPRMLDEEELIAGNALRRFVIRANEVAAPVLATLCYQWWGMPTIFALTAVTFGCAGVMKLGLLLPPRAVPSSPRSFWKELPIGFQTVICDRRLRSLVLNGTLTQCFITPFFMLGTLHILIQVMQVPEVYVGTLRSCAVIGSLLPIVLISWMQARFPLTWNVTLGLGGVLGATALLFLLIVPDIGIWLSRHPAGAAAFFSGARLTFEMMVGIYGVFVATFYQLHVPEHDLGKYTAVTRMAYRLGQIGGLSLYGYLFDARPLTDAFVCLFFGICVKILIHLPFVLASRKRSESWGDRAAECAVETA
- a CDS encoding fatty acyl-AMP ligase; protein product: MNALSPDVRALRPAFDSPSTWETLLCALDYWAHHCPDRQAFAFLGDDGTVTHAYTFATLQSHALAIAAVLQAKTMTGDRVILMYPPGVAFIPAFFGCLYAGTIAVPVNPPTRARHLDRIDSVMADAGAHVVLATQSVRDAVGSTPLPPAWRRCEWLDAEAVPIVWAERWRPHRPRPHDVAFLQYTSGSTGTPRGAMITHRNMMHNQWMFHRAFATDAASVFCGWVPLFHDMGLMIQVVHPVYIGASSLLLSPYDVMARPARWLRALTRHRATHTAAPNFAYDVCVQHVTAEERATIDLSHLRCAINGAEPVRESTMCRFAAAFAPHGLRTSALLPAYGMAEATLMIAAAPHGQPAAYSHFSRRDLDRGRVACPQSTASADTVSLPGYLVSFGDQEVRIVDPVRRVLLADGVIGEVWVRGAHVAKGYWKKQRASQDLLRARCVGIDAERRYLRTGDLGFFYQGRLFLTGRAKDVMIIRGRNIYPEDLEHAIRQTGSRWLQGLNAAFTQDAHGEACVVVVQELPGDATLTNEALQACSADLAAEVNATFDIALHTVLFLPPRTIPRTSSGKVRRQHTKWLYATGALPVLHTWHGCVQCASRC